GCAGACGAAACATACAATGAGTCGCTTAACAATTTAACCCAACAAATTAAAAGCGGACAAACCCATTTTTCAAAAATTACAATTGTTGAAAAATTTGGATATCGTATTGTGGAGTTAAAATCAATTCGATATTTGGAAGCCGATAGCAACTACACCATCATACATTTATCCAGCCTCGACAAAATTGTGTCTAGCAAATCGTTGGGGGAATATGAAAAAATCTTAGATCCTGATCTCTTTTTCAGAATTCATAAATCGACGATTATTAATCTGAATTATTTGTCCGGATTTTCAAGTTATCAGGGATATTTTGCTATTTTAGATGACAATACCAAGCTGTCCATTTCAAGAAGACGTTTCAATGAATTTAAAGATATTGTAGGGTTGTTATCCAAATCTGTCGATTAGTGAAAAAAAACCATTTTATATCCCTCCTGCTAATCTTATTGTACCAACATGTTTTGGCGCAAAATCCGTTTGTAACCAATTATACAATAGAAGACGGGCTTCCATCGAATAAAGTCTTCTGTGTTTTACAGGATAGTAAAGGTTTTATGTGGTTTGGTACCGATGCCGGAGTGACACGTTTTGATGGAAATCAATTTGTTCATTTTAATGAAAACAATGGATTAAGTGGGAATGTAGTAGTTCGAATAAAAGAAGATTTAAGTGGTAGAATCTGGTTTCTAAACTTTAGTGGCACTTTAAATTATTTTTATAACGATATAATTTACAATACTGAAAATGCACCATTCCTTGCCGAACTGGAAACAAACTTCTTTTTTCACAACTTTTACGAAGACACAGATTCTCTCATCTATTTTTACAATCAGGCATCCGAAATCTATGTTGTAAAAAACAATCAATACCTGGACTACCAATCCTATAATAAGAAACCCGACAATACTTCACGAACTACCTATCTTTTTAATAAAGATTCAAACGGTAATTTTTTGCTCTGGACAGACGATGGCTTACTAAAATTAAAAGACATAAACACCCTGGAAGAGAGAAAGAACTTAGTCATTCAAAAAGCCTTTTCTGTAGAAAACTACAACA
The sequence above is a segment of the uncultured Draconibacterium sp. genome. Coding sequences within it:
- a CDS encoding LytTR family DNA-binding domain-containing protein, producing MRKFNAILVDDEINLQETLEILIHRNCPEIEIVGKAKSAEEARELIKQKSVDLIFLDISMPKETGFDFLASIPKENYVVIFTTAYEEYALKAIKANAIDYLLKPIDPLELKQAVLKATALIALKSQKKGADETYNESLNNLTQQIKSGQTHFSKITIVEKFGYRIVELKSIRYLEADSNYTIIHLSSLDKIVSSKSLGEYEKILDPDLFFRIHKSTIINLNYLSGFSSYQGYFAILDDNTKLSISRRRFNEFKDIVGLLSKSVD